Proteins from one Pelagicoccus sp. SDUM812003 genomic window:
- the rsgA gene encoding ribosome small subunit-dependent GTPase A — translation MNLNLTSLGWNPNLQSHLESYADPSLIPARVVRQNRDQYILNTGDRERVAQLPGSFHQRISSEIDYPTVGDWVVLQCDPNHDIQLILDVLPRKSVFTRQAAGRTSAHQLVAANFDFLFLVSGLDGDLNPRRIQRYLTLAWNSGAEPVVLLNKADLCHDLEAALQEVKTVANEATILAVSAKNPQSLIPLQPYLQQGKTVALLGSSGVGKSTLINALLGESRLATQANRASDSRGKHTTTWREILSIPTGACLIDLPGMRELQLTGEEAGISKTFADIEAIARDCRFRNCRHQGEPGCAVESAIEAGLIDHDRYLQYSKIKDESRAAAKRRGALQPANAKKKRALEEKEQRFKEISKSMKRTRKAHRKGGHIDGF, via the coding sequence ATGAATTTGAACCTTACCTCTCTCGGATGGAATCCGAACCTGCAATCTCACCTCGAATCCTACGCCGATCCTAGTCTCATCCCGGCTCGAGTCGTTCGACAAAATCGCGATCAGTATATTCTGAATACGGGAGACCGCGAGCGCGTCGCCCAGCTCCCGGGCTCCTTCCATCAACGCATCTCATCGGAAATCGACTACCCGACTGTCGGCGACTGGGTCGTACTCCAATGCGACCCCAACCATGACATTCAGCTCATTCTCGACGTGCTGCCGCGAAAGAGCGTCTTTACTCGCCAAGCGGCGGGCAGGACCTCCGCGCATCAGCTCGTGGCCGCCAACTTCGATTTCCTCTTCCTCGTATCCGGACTCGATGGCGATCTCAATCCGCGTCGCATCCAGCGCTACCTGACACTCGCCTGGAACAGTGGAGCGGAGCCGGTGGTGCTGCTCAACAAAGCCGATCTTTGCCACGATCTGGAAGCCGCTCTTCAAGAGGTGAAAACCGTCGCCAACGAAGCGACCATCCTCGCTGTCAGCGCCAAGAATCCGCAATCGCTGATTCCCTTGCAGCCTTATCTGCAACAGGGAAAAACCGTGGCTCTCCTAGGCTCCTCAGGAGTCGGCAAGTCCACTCTCATAAATGCCTTGCTCGGTGAATCACGTCTCGCGACCCAAGCTAACCGAGCTTCCGATAGCCGCGGCAAACACACCACCACCTGGCGGGAGATTCTGTCGATTCCGACCGGCGCTTGTCTGATCGACCTGCCGGGCATGCGCGAGCTCCAGCTCACGGGAGAAGAAGCGGGCATCTCGAAAACCTTCGCCGACATCGAAGCAATCGCTCGAGATTGCCGATTTCGAAACTGTCGTCACCAAGGCGAACCTGGCTGCGCGGTGGAATCGGCCATCGAAGCGGGCCTAATCGATCATGATCGCTACCTACAGTATTCGAAAATCAAGGACGAGTCTCGCGCGGCGGCAAAAAGACGCGGCGCCCTTCAACCAGCGAATGCAAAAAAGAAAAGAGCCCTCGAAGAAAAGGAGCAGCGTTTCAAAGAGATCTCCAAGAGCATGAAGCGAACGCGAAAAGCGCATCGCAAAGGAGGACATATCGACGGATTCTAG
- a CDS encoding class I SAM-dependent methyltransferase — MDKDYWNRICEDYETEILSVFDNDLHGAVKNRVLDFADSNQVSRVADIGCGVGRFTPLLAERFEEVEACDFSSVGLNKTRRRCRGHANVNFHKVDLSLDPIPFEPVDFAFCVNVLIMPSLDKRLRAWRAVANQVAQGGSLLLVVPSFESVQMEFYSAIETHLSAGESCGEAVRNSTDEKALAADLRLGVHQLDGIRTKHYLKDELAQMLQDHQFEIREISKLLYSEDKYSGFHSWDWLAIAVRK, encoded by the coding sequence ATGGATAAAGACTACTGGAACAGAATCTGCGAAGACTACGAAACGGAAATCCTAAGTGTATTCGACAATGACCTACACGGGGCCGTGAAAAATCGCGTGCTCGATTTCGCCGATTCCAACCAGGTTTCCCGAGTCGCCGACATTGGCTGCGGAGTGGGGCGCTTCACTCCACTTCTAGCTGAACGCTTCGAAGAGGTGGAGGCCTGCGACTTCTCCTCTGTCGGGCTCAATAAAACGCGCCGCCGTTGCCGCGGCCATGCCAACGTCAATTTCCACAAAGTCGACCTCTCGCTCGATCCCATCCCGTTTGAGCCGGTCGACTTCGCATTTTGCGTCAACGTGCTCATCATGCCCTCGCTGGACAAACGCCTGAGGGCCTGGAGAGCGGTGGCGAATCAAGTGGCGCAGGGCGGCTCCTTGTTGCTGGTCGTCCCGTCGTTCGAATCGGTGCAAATGGAGTTCTACAGCGCCATAGAAACCCATCTCAGCGCCGGCGAAAGCTGCGGCGAAGCCGTTCGCAACAGCACCGACGAAAAGGCTCTCGCTGCCGACTTGCGACTCGGCGTGCACCAGCTCGACGGCATCAGGACCAAACACTACCTGAAGGACGAGCTTGCCCAAATGCTGCAGGATCATCAGTTTGAGATTCGTGAAATTTCCAAGCTCTTGTATTCGGAGGACAAGTACAGCGGGTTTCACTCATGGGATTGGCTGGCGATCGCGGTTAGAAAGTAG
- a CDS encoding nucleoside hydrolase, translating into MQKVIIDSDWGGDVLQLASILAACPLEYDLLGATVTFGNASLKQNLENAGAMLRFLGIDRKVRRYAGAFAPDGVAEPPEGDDAHGRTGLGSAVLETSTIAPSEIDAVDFLVETIEKEPAGSIILVATGPQTNVARAIRKAPQTMQRLKEIRIMGGCTHPIRGYRVDSSLRRVGETAIERRGNITEHAEFNFQQASNDADAVLRSGIPIALFPMNCTHQLTFTPDREKRLRRELSYLKTGTIEQLVSLFEGPARIDRQKFDSYPVMHDVHTTVSLVKPELYLGAFGEVNVTTRGETAGSTEFSESPNGNHWVSQTIVEPESVFEVLLSSLRTLV; encoded by the coding sequence ATGCAAAAAGTGATCATAGACAGCGATTGGGGAGGGGATGTGCTGCAATTGGCGAGCATACTCGCCGCCTGCCCCCTTGAATACGACCTTCTCGGAGCCACCGTCACCTTCGGCAACGCCTCGCTAAAGCAGAATCTTGAAAACGCCGGCGCCATGCTGCGCTTTCTCGGCATCGATCGAAAAGTGAGACGCTACGCGGGCGCCTTTGCTCCTGATGGCGTCGCCGAGCCTCCTGAAGGCGACGACGCTCACGGCCGCACCGGTCTTGGTAGCGCGGTGCTCGAAACTTCGACCATTGCTCCCTCCGAAATCGATGCCGTCGACTTCTTGGTCGAAACCATCGAAAAAGAACCTGCTGGATCAATCATCCTCGTAGCCACCGGACCTCAAACCAACGTGGCCCGAGCCATTCGCAAAGCGCCGCAGACCATGCAGCGCCTCAAAGAGATACGCATCATGGGGGGATGCACGCATCCGATTCGTGGATACCGCGTAGACTCAAGTCTAAGGCGCGTTGGCGAAACCGCAATCGAGCGTCGTGGCAACATCACCGAGCACGCTGAGTTCAACTTTCAACAAGCTTCGAACGATGCCGATGCTGTATTGAGAAGCGGAATACCTATCGCGCTCTTTCCGATGAACTGCACTCATCAGCTCACGTTCACTCCCGATCGCGAGAAGCGGCTGCGAAGGGAGCTAAGCTACCTGAAAACAGGAACGATCGAGCAGCTCGTCAGCCTTTTCGAAGGGCCAGCTCGCATCGACCGACAAAAGTTCGACAGTTACCCGGTGATGCATGACGTGCACACTACCGTATCCCTTGTGAAGCCAGAACTTTATCTTGGAGCTTTCGGTGAGGTTAACGTTACCACCCGCGGTGAAACTGCCGGTTCGACCGAGTTTTCCGAGAGTCCTAACGGCAATCACTGGGTGAGCCAAACGATCGTGGAGCCGGAATCAGTGTTCGAAGTTCTGCTCAGCTCGCTACGAACGCTCGTCTGA